The following proteins are co-located in the Lachnospiraceae bacterium genome:
- a CDS encoding biotin/lipoyl-binding protein, which produces MRNRKKIGIVAIASILLLSGCGRSVQEAPELLEPASVGVSTIKVERRSFYSADSIDVSVVPETTELYFTMDGQLSSVRVNEGQLVKEGEVLATIDQSDLMDQIKEVQEEIGYIETSYAHQLKQLNLAVQIAQLQYEKLQADYERAQQPSDRSIAQAPQAQEREASELQENSEGDEESRTDESAADESSLPEDSAENSEDSSDQTSEDSSNESSAEESSDSGEESSTIAPQPPVSGVTQYDIEQARIKVRQAELAYTQKQEEYQHKASQKQQQRQILLDKVGEDTLKAPCSGRIVSVLCNEGERVNEYKTVMILANEDVIQLRGDKYSNSSLKRFTKMDVVINNQTYEVTYIPYDEEYYYQAALNKIVLPSRFSFKTEPEVQFGESGTVRVYREYSEDTLVLPRACVQSDEMGYFVYKAQDGQRVKTYITIGITTATHTEVVDGLHEGDEIYGRE; this is translated from the coding sequence ATGAGAAATAGGAAAAAGATAGGCATTGTCGCCATAGCTTCAATACTTTTGCTAAGCGGCTGCGGCAGGTCGGTGCAGGAAGCGCCGGAGCTTCTGGAGCCAGCATCTGTAGGCGTCAGCACAATTAAAGTAGAACGCCGCAGCTTTTACAGCGCCGATTCCATCGATGTATCCGTGGTGCCCGAAACAACAGAGCTGTACTTCACAATGGACGGTCAACTCAGCAGCGTACGGGTAAACGAAGGACAGCTGGTCAAAGAAGGCGAAGTGCTGGCAACGATCGATCAATCCGATCTGATGGATCAGATCAAAGAGGTGCAGGAGGAGATAGGATACATAGAGACCTCCTATGCCCATCAGTTAAAGCAGCTAAATCTTGCAGTGCAGATCGCGCAGCTTCAATATGAAAAGCTGCAGGCAGACTACGAGCGTGCCCAGCAGCCCTCTGACCGCAGCATAGCACAGGCGCCGCAGGCGCAAGAAAGGGAAGCGTCAGAGCTTCAGGAGAATTCGGAGGGGGATGAGGAGAGCCGCACCGATGAGAGCGCAGCGGATGAATCCTCACTTCCGGAAGACAGCGCCGAAAATTCAGAAGACAGCTCAGATCAGACATCTGAGGATAGCTCCAATGAATCCTCTGCTGAAGAAAGTTCAGATTCCGGAGAGGAAAGCAGTACAATAGCGCCGCAGCCGCCCGTATCAGGGGTTACACAGTATGATATTGAGCAGGCGCGCATCAAAGTGCGGCAGGCGGAGCTTGCGTATACGCAAAAGCAGGAGGAGTATCAGCATAAGGCATCCCAAAAGCAGCAGCAGAGACAAATATTGCTGGACAAGGTGGGAGAGGATACGCTAAAGGCCCCCTGCTCCGGCCGTATTGTCAGCGTTCTTTGCAATGAAGGCGAACGGGTAAATGAATATAAAACCGTCATGATTTTGGCCAATGAGGATGTAATACAGCTGCGAGGAGATAAATACAGCAACAGCTCCTTAAAGCGTTTTACTAAAATGGATGTTGTCATCAATAATCAGACATATGAGGTGACCTATATTCCTTATGATGAAGAGTATTATTATCAGGCAGCTTTAAATAAGATTGTGCTGCCCAGCCGGTTTTCATTTAAGACCGAACCGGAGGTCCAGTTTGGGGAGAGCGGTACCGTGCGCGTATACAGAGAATACAGCGAAGACACGCTTGTGCTGCCCAGAGCCTGCGTACAGTCCGATGAAATGGGGTATTTTGTGTATAAAGCGCAGGACGGGCAAAGGGTTAAGACATATATCACAATCGGGATTACCACGGCAACGCACACCGAGGTTGTAGACGGACTGCATGAGGGAGATGAAATATATGGGCGTGAATAA
- a CDS encoding ABC transporter permease, whose product MLGFVKNKLFSKKWMVLSLLIGNILLISIAACSPMYSDAVLQRMLYKNLTHLMETGDRYPGTLEFRAIYSTKALDRTPYENLEKLETLRNEFVQECPIPIAETVTEYYKSDVVVRHEAEGGTYKDSFNARLEGLERLGEHVNIVSGRLPETVQDPLVLEAVVSQKTLMESGLVVGELLTLEKLINVKTEKPYQVLITGVIEPKNQTDPYWFNNPNRLKNYLFVDQNDFVKKMVEDAENRQSFGRAQHIMLDYQQLKGGQVYDLLELCDVYTEKADALYSHGFSAVFYDTLDAYLVSADKLDVTLVVLQIPVFLLLMVFIFMVSGQMLGMEQNEIAMIKSRGASRKQILTIYLLQSTLIAAVSFVIALPLSYLICQIVGSANAFLEFIQRTALPARFYLPVWLFGLGAAVLSVLTMVLPAVQYSKVGIVDHKRRNHKKKKPLWQKLFVDVLLLSVSLYGLYSYHNQAAYLAERVEGGAALDPLLYICSSMFILGCALFIVRLFPILIKIVFHTFKKLWSPALYASFLRMLRSRDNQNFIMVFLILTMALGIFSAETAHTINNNAEEKIRYINGADVMVMESWGSRKFGSTGAMSTEETEEVFIEPDYSKYAFLEGAEAVTKVMVRGSTRVVGGSSRINKVTLMGINTKEFGQVAYMKDGLLPEHWYHYLNAMSQDPEAVLVSTSFRDKLGYKLGERISYEENGKSTIRGVIYGFVDYWPGMIPPEAEENGESYFIVAHLSQLQLKWGVLPYQIWMKNAGDSSRYIYDFAEQQEVAFDLFIDTNADLIDLKNDPVFQATNGILTVGFIVVLVLCSVGFLIYWILSIQSRALQFGIFRAMGMAMKEVLGMLINEQVFMSGISIVTGAMVGKLAAQLYVPLIQMAYSSADQLIPLEISGAGGDQFKLYLVVAVVMISCMIILGWMIKKIKIAQALKLGED is encoded by the coding sequence ATGCTGGGATTTGTAAAGAATAAATTATTCAGTAAAAAATGGATGGTTCTCAGTCTCTTGATTGGCAATATCCTGCTGATTAGCATTGCTGCATGCAGTCCCATGTATTCGGACGCAGTGCTGCAGCGGATGCTGTATAAAAACCTGACGCATCTTATGGAGACAGGGGATCGCTATCCGGGAACGCTTGAATTCAGAGCGATCTACAGCACAAAAGCACTGGATCGGACACCGTATGAAAATTTGGAAAAATTAGAGACGCTCCGCAACGAATTTGTGCAGGAATGTCCCATTCCGATTGCGGAAACCGTGACAGAATATTATAAGTCAGATGTAGTGGTAAGGCATGAGGCAGAGGGAGGCACCTATAAAGACAGTTTTAATGCACGTCTTGAAGGGCTGGAACGATTAGGAGAGCATGTAAATATCGTATCAGGAAGGCTCCCGGAGACTGTGCAGGATCCACTGGTTTTAGAGGCAGTTGTCAGCCAGAAGACGCTCATGGAGAGTGGTCTGGTGGTAGGTGAGCTGCTGACATTGGAGAAGCTGATCAACGTCAAAACAGAAAAACCGTATCAGGTGCTGATTACTGGGGTGATCGAGCCTAAAAATCAGACAGACCCGTACTGGTTTAACAATCCCAATCGTCTCAAAAACTACCTCTTTGTCGATCAAAACGATTTTGTAAAAAAGATGGTAGAGGATGCAGAAAACAGACAGAGCTTTGGCCGCGCGCAGCACATCATGCTGGATTATCAGCAGCTTAAGGGCGGGCAGGTATATGACCTGCTAGAACTGTGCGATGTCTATACCGAAAAAGCAGATGCCCTGTATTCGCACGGCTTTAGCGCCGTTTTCTATGATACGCTCGATGCTTATCTGGTGAGTGCAGATAAGCTTGACGTCACGCTGGTGGTGCTTCAGATTCCTGTCTTCTTGCTGCTGATGGTATTTATCTTTATGGTATCTGGGCAGATGCTGGGCATGGAACAAAATGAGATTGCCATGATCAAAAGCAGAGGAGCCTCCCGAAAGCAAATTTTGACCATATATTTACTGCAGAGCACACTCATCGCCGCCGTATCATTTGTGATTGCACTGCCGCTCTCATACCTGATTTGTCAGATCGTAGGCTCCGCCAATGCATTTTTGGAGTTTATTCAGAGAACGGCGCTGCCGGCGCGCTTTTATCTGCCAGTATGGCTGTTTGGTTTGGGAGCCGCTGTTCTCTCCGTTTTAACGATGGTACTGCCGGCTGTGCAGTATTCTAAAGTAGGAATTGTTGATCATAAGCGCCGAAACCATAAAAAGAAAAAGCCCCTGTGGCAGAAGCTTTTCGTGGATGTGCTGCTGCTGAGTGTATCGCTGTACGGCCTGTATTCCTATCATAATCAGGCCGCCTATCTTGCAGAGCGGGTAGAAGGAGGCGCCGCGCTGGATCCGCTTCTTTACATATGCAGTTCTATGTTTATTCTGGGATGTGCGCTATTCATCGTAAGGCTTTTCCCCATTCTGATCAAGATCGTCTTTCATACCTTCAAAAAATTATGGTCTCCGGCTCTGTACGCCTCTTTTTTAAGGATGCTGCGCAGCCGCGATAATCAAAACTTTATTATGGTATTTTTAATTCTGACGATGGCACTGGGGATTTTCAGCGCCGAGACAGCGCATACCATCAATAATAATGCAGAAGAAAAAATCCGCTATATCAACGGCGCCGATGTAATGGTCATGGAGAGCTGGGGCAGCCGCAAATTTGGTTCCACCGGCGCCATGAGCACAGAAGAAACAGAAGAGGTCTTCATCGAGCCCGATTACAGCAAATATGCCTTCCTCGAAGGGGCAGAAGCCGTGACAAAGGTAATGGTGCGGGGCAGCACCCGAGTCGTTGGCGGCAGCAGCCGGATCAACAAGGTTACGCTCATGGGGATCAACACCAAGGAATTCGGTCAGGTCGCGTATATGAAGGACGGACTGCTGCCGGAGCATTGGTACCATTATCTAAACGCCATGTCACAGGATCCGGAAGCCGTGCTGGTGTCAACCAGCTTCCGCGACAAGCTGGGCTATAAGCTGGGCGAACGCATCAGCTACGAAGAAAACGGCAAGTCCACGATACGAGGCGTCATCTACGGCTTTGTCGACTATTGGCCGGGCATGATACCGCCCGAGGCGGAAGAAAACGGCGAATCCTATTTTATCGTAGCGCATCTGTCACAGCTTCAGCTGAAGTGGGGAGTCCTGCCATATCAGATCTGGATGAAGAATGCAGGAGATTCCTCTCGCTATATCTATGATTTTGCAGAGCAGCAGGAAGTCGCATTTGATCTATTTATAGATACCAATGCTGATTTGATTGATTTAAAGAACGATCCGGTGTTTCAGGCCACAAACGGAATCCTGACCGTTGGTTTTATCGTGGTACTGGTGCTTTGCAGCGTAGGCTTTTTGATCTACTGGATCCTGTCGATTCAGTCCAGAGCGCTCCAATTCGGCATCTTCCGGGCAATGGGAATGGCCATGAAAGAGGTGCTGGGAATGCTGATTAACGAACAGGTCTTTATGTCAGGAATCTCCATTGTGACCGGAGCCATGGTAGGCAAGCTCGCCGCACAGCTTTATGTGCCGCTCATTCAAATGGCATACAGCAGTGCAGATCAGCTTATTCCGCTCGAAATCAGCGGTGCAGGAGGCGATCAGTTTAAGCTGTATTTGGTGGTCGCGGTTGTGATGATTAGCTGCATGATCATTCTAGGATGGATGATTAAAAAGATTAAGATCGCGCAGGCGCTCAAGCTAGGGGAGGACTAA
- a CDS encoding ABC transporter ATP-binding protein translates to MDTKNMIIVKNVSRGFEVGGDDLFWALKHIDMEIPRGKLTILKGRSGSGKTTLMNILSALDQPTEGTVFLGDNELTKMSEKQRTHLRRKEVGYIFQSVALIPMMTAYENVEFSLRLAGYEENWKERVTKCLHMVGLGARMQHMPQELSGGEQQRVAIARAVAHKPAVLFADEPTAELDTNTGLQVMKIFKDLCQDEGVTVIMTTHDTGLMEIGDQVYELEDGEIIG, encoded by the coding sequence ATGGATACAAAAAATATGATCATCGTAAAAAACGTCTCCCGGGGCTTTGAGGTAGGAGGAGACGATCTGTTCTGGGCGCTTAAGCATATCGATATGGAAATCCCCAGAGGGAAGCTGACAATCCTCAAAGGGCGCTCCGGCTCGGGTAAAACGACGCTCATGAACATTTTAAGCGCACTGGATCAGCCCACAGAAGGAACCGTATTTTTAGGCGATAATGAGCTTACGAAAATGTCTGAAAAGCAGAGGACCCATCTGCGGCGTAAAGAGGTAGGCTATATCTTTCAGTCCGTAGCGCTGATTCCGATGATGACGGCCTATGAAAATGTAGAGTTTAGTCTTCGGCTTGCCGGCTACGAGGAAAACTGGAAGGAGCGGGTCACTAAATGCCTGCATATGGTGGGGCTGGGCGCTCGGATGCAGCATATGCCGCAGGAGCTTTCCGGCGGTGAGCAGCAGCGTGTGGCCATTGCCAGGGCGGTGGCGCATAAGCCTGCGGTCTTATTTGCCGATGAACCTACGGCAGAGCTGGATACCAATACAGGACTACAGGTAATGAAAATTTTTAAAGATCTTTGCCAGGATGAAGGAGTCACGGTCATCATGACGACGCATGATACGGGGCTGATGGAGATCGGCGATCAGGTCTATGAGCTGGAGGATGGTGAGATCATTGGCTGA
- a CDS encoding ABC transporter ATP-binding protein, whose protein sequence is MIECENLVKIYKTEDIEVLALQGLELTVQKGELMAIIGNSGSGKSTFLNMIGGLDRPSAGRLYVDGLDLFKLSEAELVAYKRDIVGFVWQNNARNLMPYLTALENVQMPMMFTTRRRQRERAMELLELVGLGHRKNSKLSSLSGGEQQRVAIAIALANDPKLLLADEPTGSVDVRTSDYLLDTFRALNEELGLTIVIVTHDRHLAKKVNRVVSIRDGKTSSEMIMRQSYRERMKELDGLDDGMAEAMAEAAHEEFTVLDRAGRLQIPSQMLDEIGATSHKVKLEVVDGRIVIAPEEQENTEDKEQA, encoded by the coding sequence ATGATTGAGTGCGAGAATCTGGTCAAAATTTATAAGACAGAAGACATAGAGGTACTGGCGCTGCAGGGGCTGGAGCTTACTGTGCAGAAGGGCGAGCTGATGGCGATCATCGGCAACAGCGGCAGCGGTAAGTCGACCTTTTTGAATATGATTGGCGGGCTGGACCGCCCTTCGGCCGGACGTCTGTATGTGGATGGCCTGGATCTGTTTAAGCTTTCAGAAGCAGAGCTGGTGGCTTATAAGCGTGACATAGTTGGCTTTGTCTGGCAAAACAACGCCCGTAACCTAATGCCCTATTTAACCGCGCTGGAGAATGTGCAGATGCCGATGATGTTTACGACCAGGCGGCGGCAAAGGGAGCGCGCAATGGAGCTTTTGGAGCTGGTAGGCCTCGGGCATCGTAAAAACAGTAAGCTAAGCTCCCTTTCCGGCGGAGAACAGCAGCGTGTGGCCATTGCCATTGCGCTGGCAAACGATCCCAAGCTGCTGCTTGCGGATGAGCCTACTGGCAGCGTAGACGTGAGAACGAGCGATTATCTACTGGATACATTCCGTGCGCTGAATGAAGAGCTCGGACTTACGATTGTGATTGTAACGCATGACCGTCATTTGGCGAAGAAGGTCAACCGTGTGGTTTCCATCCGCGATGGAAAGACCAGCAGTGAGATGATCATGCGGCAGAGCTATCGGGAGCGCATGAAGGAGCTGGATGGGCTGGACGATGGCATGGCAGAGGCGATGGCGGAAGCAGCACATGAAGAATTCACAGTGCTGGACAGGGCCGGCAGGCTGCAGATTCCTTCGCAGATGCTGGATGAGATCGGCGCAACCAGCCACAAGGTTAAATTAGAGGTTGTCGATGGCCGGATTGTCATTGCTCCGGAAGAACAGGAGAATACAGAGGATAAGGAACAAGCATAA